The proteins below are encoded in one region of Paenibacillus sp. YYML68:
- the atpD gene encoding F0F1 ATP synthase subunit beta, producing the protein MSKGRVVNITGPVVDIEFERGHLPEILNAIRIEVKGKETGGQDVSLTVETAVHLGDNMVRCVAMSSTDGLVRGAEAVDTGAPISVPVGPSTLGRVFNVLGDPIDGINEVDRTLVSPIHKSAPAFENLSTKAEILETGIKVIDLMAPYAKGGKIGLFGGAGVGKTVTMQELIHNIAQEHGGISVFAGVGERTREGNDLYHEMKDSGVISKTAMVFGQMNEPPGARLRVALSGLTMAEYFRDEEGRDVLLFVDNIFRFTQAGSEVSALLGRMPSAVGYQPTLATEMGQLQERITSTKKGSVTSIQAIYVPADDYTDPAPATAFAHLDATTNLERSIAAAGIFPAVDPLASSSRILTPEILGEEHYRVAQGVKQILQRYKELLDIIAILGMDELSDEDKLIVHRARRLRLFLSQPLHVAEAFNGIPGLYVPVKETVRSFKEILEGKHDNLPEPAFHNVGTIEDAIAKAKTL; encoded by the coding sequence ATGAGCAAGGGTCGCGTTGTGAATATCACAGGGCCGGTCGTCGACATTGAGTTTGAGCGTGGACACCTCCCTGAGATTCTGAATGCAATTCGTATTGAAGTCAAAGGTAAAGAAACTGGCGGCCAGGATGTGAGCCTGACGGTTGAGACCGCTGTTCACCTTGGTGACAACATGGTTCGCTGCGTAGCGATGTCTTCCACGGACGGTCTTGTTCGCGGAGCCGAAGCGGTTGACACGGGCGCTCCAATCTCCGTACCTGTAGGTCCATCAACACTTGGTCGTGTATTCAACGTGCTGGGTGATCCGATCGACGGTATTAATGAAGTAGACCGCACGCTTGTTAGCCCGATCCATAAGTCGGCTCCAGCGTTCGAGAATCTGTCTACGAAGGCAGAAATTCTTGAGACAGGTATCAAGGTTATCGACCTGATGGCTCCTTATGCAAAGGGTGGTAAGATCGGTCTGTTCGGCGGTGCCGGCGTAGGTAAGACGGTTACGATGCAGGAGCTTATCCACAACATCGCTCAGGAGCATGGCGGTATCTCCGTATTCGCAGGTGTTGGTGAGCGTACGCGTGAAGGTAACGACTTGTACCACGAGATGAAGGATTCCGGCGTTATTTCGAAGACCGCGATGGTATTCGGTCAGATGAACGAGCCGCCAGGCGCACGTCTTCGCGTAGCACTGTCCGGCTTGACGATGGCGGAATATTTCCGTGACGAAGAAGGCCGTGACGTTCTTCTGTTCGTTGATAACATCTTCCGCTTTACACAAGCAGGCTCCGAGGTATCCGCATTGCTTGGCCGTATGCCATCCGCGGTTGGTTACCAGCCAACGCTGGCAACCGAGATGGGTCAGCTGCAAGAGCGTATTACTTCGACAAAGAAAGGTTCCGTTACGTCCATCCAGGCGATCTACGTTCCTGCGGATGACTATACAGACCCGGCTCCAGCTACAGCGTTTGCTCACTTGGATGCAACGACGAACCTTGAGCGTAGCATCGCGGCTGCAGGTATTTTCCCTGCGGTTGACCCGCTGGCTTCCTCGTCGCGTATCCTGACACCGGAAATTCTCGGTGAAGAGCATTACCGTGTTGCTCAAGGCGTAAAGCAAATTTTGCAGCGCTATAAAGAGCTTCTTGATATCATCGCGATTCTCGGTATGGATGAGTTGTCCGATGAAGATAAGCTGATCGTACACCGTGCGCGCCGTCTTCGTCTGTTCTTGTCCCAGCCGCTTCACGTTGCGGAAGCGTTCAACGGTATTCCAGGACTGTACGTGCCGGTTAAAGAAACGGTTCGCAGCTTCAAGGAAATTCTGGAAGGTAAGCATGACAACCTGCCAGAGCCGGCTTTCCATAACGTAGGTACAATTGAAGACGCAATTGCGAAGGCAAAAACGCTTTAA
- a CDS encoding F0F1 ATP synthase subunit delta, with product MSKDTVVAKRYAKALFEIAKEQNVVGPVSEELNGVLAVLQSEQGFSKLLSSPGLSTESKKELIQNVFGQQISEPVLNTLKLLVDKRREELFEALVSYYAAIANEATGQAKAIVYTPHALSEAEEQGIVSTFGQLTGKQIRVESVIDKSLLGGVQIRIGDRLYDGSLSGKLKRLERALNESQAL from the coding sequence ATGAGCAAGGACACCGTTGTAGCCAAAAGGTACGCAAAGGCCTTGTTCGAAATTGCTAAGGAACAGAACGTAGTCGGCCCGGTGAGCGAGGAGCTTAACGGTGTTCTGGCTGTGCTGCAAAGCGAGCAGGGCTTCAGCAAGCTGCTCTCGAGCCCGGGACTCAGCACGGAGTCGAAGAAGGAGCTTATACAGAACGTATTCGGCCAGCAAATATCTGAGCCTGTGCTGAATACGCTGAAGCTGCTCGTTGACAAACGCCGTGAAGAGCTCTTCGAGGCGCTAGTCAGCTACTATGCTGCGATTGCGAATGAGGCGACTGGACAAGCGAAGGCGATTGTATATACGCCGCACGCGTTGTCGGAAGCTGAAGAGCAGGGCATCGTCTCTACGTTCGGCCAATTAACAGGTAAACAAATCCGTGTGGAATCGGTTATTGATAAAAGCTTGCTCGGCGGTGTTCAAATCCGCATTGGCGACCGTCTGTATGACGGAAGCTTGTCCGGCAAGCTGAAGCGTCTGGAACGCGCATTGAATGAATCTCAAGCATTGTAG
- a CDS encoding NADH-quinone oxidoreductase subunit C produces MSDEEKRNEAEGNLKSENNVQQEEKASSTDEEKEAKAKAAAEARAARARERAAKTEEPTAPEVPKEPSPNQPMLDRLVTLVQELQLDAIEEASINERGGHLPTITVKGYMWPEIALMLRDHPELELNYLRNVSGVDMETHLEVVYHLISLTSKREYAVKVKTDRTSPSVPSITPVWATANWNEREIYDLLGIDFPGHPDLRRIMMPDDWIGHPLRKDYEPFDPEV; encoded by the coding sequence ATGAGCGATGAGGAAAAGCGCAATGAAGCGGAAGGTAATCTGAAGTCGGAGAATAATGTACAGCAAGAGGAGAAGGCATCTTCGACTGATGAGGAGAAAGAAGCGAAGGCGAAGGCTGCTGCGGAAGCGCGGGCAGCTCGAGCACGCGAGAGGGCAGCAAAAACGGAGGAGCCGACTGCTCCAGAGGTGCCGAAGGAGCCGTCACCGAACCAGCCGATGCTCGATCGACTCGTGACGCTCGTTCAGGAGCTGCAGCTGGATGCTATTGAGGAGGCCTCTATCAACGAGAGGGGAGGGCATCTTCCGACTATAACCGTCAAGGGTTACATGTGGCCGGAAATTGCACTCATGCTGCGAGATCATCCAGAGCTCGAGCTCAATTATTTGCGCAATGTGTCCGGTGTCGATATGGAAACACATCTGGAGGTTGTGTATCATTTGATCTCCTTAACATCCAAGCGAGAATATGCGGTAAAGGTGAAAACGGATCGCACATCTCCGTCTGTTCCATCGATAACGCCAGTATGGGCGACAGCCAATTGGAACGAACGGGAAATATATGATCTTCTTGGTATTGATTTCCCGGGACATCCGGATCTTCGGCGCATCATGATGCCCGACGATTGGATCGGTCACCCGCTGCGCAAAGATTACGAGCCGTTCGACCCGGAGGTGTAA
- a CDS encoding NADH-quinone oxidoreductase subunit A, translated as MYMNNYVVVAIFLFLGLMLPVVALTAGKFLRPHKPAEEKYTTYESGNVPVGEGQVRFNIRYYLFALMFVIFDVETVFLYPWAVAYQQLGLFALVEMIIFISLLIVGLIYAWKKKVLQWTSI; from the coding sequence ATGTACATGAACAACTATGTAGTCGTGGCGATTTTTTTGTTTCTTGGTTTGATGCTTCCAGTAGTAGCGCTGACAGCTGGAAAATTTTTGCGACCACATAAGCCGGCTGAGGAGAAGTATACGACCTATGAGAGTGGGAACGTGCCGGTAGGGGAAGGACAAGTGCGTTTTAATATCCGATACTACTTATTTGCGTTGATGTTCGTTATTTTCGACGTCGAAACTGTATTCTTATATCCGTGGGCCGTTGCTTATCAGCAATTAGGCTTGTTTGCGCTTGTGGAGATGATCATATTCATTTCGCTGCTGATCGTAGGCTTGATCTATGCTTGGAAGAAGAAGGTGCTGCAATGGACTTCAATTTAG
- the atpA gene encoding F0F1 ATP synthase subunit alpha — MSIKPEEISTLIKQQIENYKSEIQVVDVGTVIQVGDGIARAHGLENVMAGELLEFPNGVLGYAFNLEESNVGIVILGPYTDIREGDQVKRTGRIMEVPVGEAMLGRVVNPLGQPVDGNGPINTTHFRPIESPAPGVMDRKSVHEPMQTGIKAIDAMIPVGRGQRELIIGDRQTGKTAIAIDTIINQKGNGVKCIYVAIGQKQSTVVGVVEQLRKAGALEYTIVVTASASEPSPMLWLAPYAGCTMAEYFMYKGEHVLIVYDDLSKQAAAYRELSLLLRRPPGREAYPGDVFYLHSRLLERSAKLSDELGGGSITALPFIETQAGDVSAYIPTNVISITDGQIFLESDLFYSGQRPAVNVGISVSRVGGSAQTKAMKKVAGTLRVDLAQYRELAAFAQFGSDLDKATQTRLNRGVRTLEILKQGVNQPMSLERQVASLYTVVKGHLDDIPVADVRRFEAEFLSFLDSSRPEILNSIRDTKDLTADNEKALTDAIQQFKKGFARSE, encoded by the coding sequence TTGAGTATCAAACCTGAAGAAATCAGCACATTGATTAAGCAGCAGATTGAGAATTATAAATCCGAAATTCAAGTCGTAGACGTAGGTACGGTCATTCAGGTTGGTGACGGTATTGCGCGTGCGCACGGTCTCGAGAACGTCATGGCAGGCGAGCTGCTTGAGTTCCCGAACGGCGTACTCGGTTATGCGTTTAACCTTGAAGAAAGCAACGTCGGTATCGTTATTCTCGGTCCTTACACGGACATTCGTGAAGGCGACCAAGTGAAGCGCACAGGCCGCATCATGGAGGTTCCTGTAGGCGAAGCGATGCTGGGCCGCGTTGTGAACCCGCTCGGTCAGCCAGTTGACGGCAACGGCCCAATTAACACGACGCATTTCCGCCCGATCGAGTCCCCGGCACCAGGCGTTATGGATCGTAAATCGGTTCATGAGCCAATGCAAACGGGTATCAAGGCGATCGATGCTATGATTCCTGTAGGTCGCGGTCAGCGCGAGCTGATCATCGGTGACCGTCAAACAGGTAAAACAGCAATCGCGATTGACACGATCATCAACCAGAAGGGCAACGGCGTTAAGTGTATTTATGTAGCGATTGGCCAGAAGCAATCGACGGTTGTTGGTGTTGTCGAGCAGCTGCGTAAAGCGGGCGCTCTCGAGTACACGATCGTTGTTACCGCATCCGCATCTGAGCCGTCCCCAATGCTGTGGCTTGCTCCATACGCAGGCTGCACGATGGCCGAGTACTTCATGTACAAGGGCGAGCACGTTCTGATCGTATATGATGACCTGTCCAAGCAGGCAGCAGCTTACCGTGAGCTGTCCTTGCTCCTTCGCCGTCCTCCGGGTCGGGAAGCTTATCCAGGTGACGTCTTCTACCTGCACTCCCGTCTGCTTGAGCGCTCTGCGAAGCTGAGCGATGAGCTGGGTGGCGGTTCGATTACAGCTTTGCCGTTCATCGAGACGCAAGCGGGTGATGTATCTGCATACATCCCAACGAACGTTATTTCGATCACAGATGGTCAGATCTTCCTCGAGTCCGACTTGTTCTACTCCGGTCAGCGTCCGGCTGTTAACGTCGGTATCTCTGTATCCCGTGTAGGTGGATCTGCTCAGACGAAGGCGATGAAGAAGGTTGCCGGTACGCTCCGCGTAGACTTGGCGCAATACCGTGAGCTCGCGGCGTTCGCACAGTTCGGCTCCGACCTCGATAAGGCGACCCAAACTCGCTTGAACCGTGGTGTTCGTACGCTTGAAATTTTGAAGCAGGGCGTTAACCAGCCGATGAGCCTGGAGCGTCAGGTTGCTTCCTTGTATACGGTTGTTAAAGGCCACCTCGACGACATTCCAGTCGCTGATGTGCGTCGCTTCGAGGCGGAGTTCCTGAGCTTCCTCGATTCCAGCCGTCCAGAGATTCTGAACAGCATCCGCGATACGAAGGACTTGACTGCGGATAACGAGAAGGCTCTGACTGATGCCATCCAGCAGTTCAAAAAAGGGTTCGCCCGTTCTGAATAA
- a CDS encoding AtpZ/AtpI family protein, with protein sequence MSQKDPSSSPWRAAALVGALGIDVVVCTLIGYFGGIAAGQHFGNPKACLLGGVFIGLLTGIVTAALVIKKVLEDQKE encoded by the coding sequence ATGAGTCAAAAAGATCCATCATCTTCACCATGGCGTGCTGCCGCTCTAGTTGGGGCGCTAGGCATTGATGTTGTGGTCTGTACGTTGATTGGGTATTTTGGCGGAATTGCAGCCGGACAGCACTTCGGCAACCCGAAGGCTTGCTTGCTTGGAGGCGTATTCATCGGCCTGCTTACCGGGATTGTAACCGCCGCTCTCGTAATCAAAAAAGTACTGGAGGACCAAAAGGAATAG
- the atpF gene encoding F0F1 ATP synthase subunit B — translation MHWLTESFVFAIIAFALLYWLLNKYALGPLFNVMEERRRIIAEQISKSEQDRREAEQLLNEQKKAMQDVRKEAQGILEQARTMSNKQTQDALDQAKEEAARLKSEALRDIENEKNKAVATLKSQVSAMSVLIASKIIEKQVDEKSQEQLVEHYLKEVGGNQ, via the coding sequence ATGCATTGGTTAACTGAATCGTTCGTGTTTGCGATTATTGCATTCGCATTGTTATATTGGCTGTTGAACAAGTACGCGCTAGGGCCGTTGTTCAACGTGATGGAAGAGCGCAGACGTATCATTGCTGAGCAAATCTCGAAGTCGGAGCAAGACCGCCGTGAAGCGGAGCAGCTCCTTAACGAGCAGAAGAAAGCGATGCAGGACGTGCGCAAGGAAGCACAAGGTATTCTCGAGCAAGCTCGCACGATGAGCAACAAGCAGACTCAGGATGCGCTGGATCAAGCTAAGGAAGAGGCTGCCCGTCTGAAGAGCGAGGCGCTTCGCGATATCGAGAATGAGAAGAACAAGGCGGTCGCTACCTTGAAGTCCCAAGTTAGTGCGATGTCTGTTCTGATCGCTTCCAAGATTATCGAGAAGCAAGTCGATGAGAAGTCGCAGGAGCAGCTGGTTGAGCACTACCTGAAAGAAGTAGGGGGCAACCAATAA
- a CDS encoding ATP synthase subunit I, producing the protein MRDQFLSIYRAALFFLSALLLVWAFVPDYRVYVNGLILGSAVSLINAWILSVKIEALTKVILDKSEDSGRRRFNMGFISRISVALLAIIIAVKVPHLFHIAATIIGFAFVQVVVLLKGLFFSRKK; encoded by the coding sequence ATGCGAGACCAATTCCTATCGATTTATCGCGCCGCATTGTTCTTTTTGTCCGCACTGCTGCTTGTATGGGCCTTCGTCCCTGATTACAGAGTGTATGTGAACGGACTCATCCTGGGTTCGGCGGTTAGTCTGATCAATGCTTGGATCTTGTCCGTGAAGATCGAAGCGCTCACGAAAGTCATCTTGGACAAGTCGGAGGACAGCGGAAGAAGGCGCTTTAATATGGGGTTTATTTCCCGGATTAGCGTCGCCCTTCTTGCGATTATTATCGCTGTCAAAGTGCCGCATCTTTTTCATATCGCTGCTACAATTATCGGCTTCGCCTTTGTCCAGGTGGTAGTACTCCTTAAAGGCTTGTTTTTCAGCAGGAAGAAGTAG
- the atpE gene encoding F0F1 ATP synthase subunit C, with protein sequence MAFLAAAIAIGLAAFGAGIGNGMIVSKTVESIARQPEQKGTLQTTMFIGVGIVEVVPIIAVVLAFLMFFGA encoded by the coding sequence ATGGCATTTCTAGCAGCAGCAATTGCAATCGGTTTGGCAGCATTCGGCGCAGGTATCGGTAACGGTATGATCGTAAGCAAGACAGTTGAGAGCATCGCTCGTCAGCCAGAGCAAAAAGGTACGCTTCAAACGACTATGTTTATCGGTGTAGGTATCGTCGAGGTTGTTCCGATCATCGCGGTCGTTCTTGCGTTCCTGATGTTCTTCGGAGCTTAA
- the atpG gene encoding ATP synthase F1 subunit gamma: MAKGMREIKRQIKSTQNTKQITKAMEMVAAANLRRSQNAAEAARPYADKLKEVVGSIAAGTKGVKHPMLQMREIKKTGYLVITSDRGLAGGYNTNVLRKVMNEIREKHKSTDEYTIFVIGRKGRDFFAKRGMPISKEITGVPDSPTFADIKSIANAAVEGFENGSYDQLFVVYNQFKNAITQIPTIKQLLPMGEVTGGVVSSYEYEPSPEGVLEILLPKYAQTLIFSALLDGKASEFGARMTAMNSATKNATKMISSYTLAYNRARQASITQEISEIVAGANASS, translated from the coding sequence ATGGCAAAAGGTATGCGCGAAATTAAGCGCCAGATCAAGTCGACCCAGAACACGAAGCAGATCACGAAGGCGATGGAGATGGTCGCAGCAGCGAATCTGAGAAGATCGCAGAACGCCGCGGAAGCCGCTCGTCCTTATGCGGATAAGCTGAAGGAAGTGGTCGGTAGCATCGCTGCGGGCACGAAGGGTGTTAAGCACCCGATGCTTCAGATGCGTGAAATCAAGAAGACCGGATACCTCGTCATTACATCCGACCGTGGACTGGCAGGCGGCTACAATACGAACGTGCTTCGTAAAGTGATGAACGAAATTCGTGAGAAGCACAAGTCGACAGACGAGTATACGATTTTCGTGATTGGCCGCAAAGGTCGTGACTTCTTCGCGAAGCGCGGCATGCCGATTTCGAAAGAGATAACCGGTGTACCTGATTCTCCAACGTTCGCTGATATTAAATCGATCGCGAACGCCGCGGTAGAGGGCTTTGAGAACGGTTCATACGACCAGTTGTTCGTAGTCTATAACCAGTTCAAAAATGCGATTACCCAAATTCCGACGATTAAGCAGCTTCTCCCTATGGGTGAAGTTACTGGCGGGGTCGTATCTAGCTATGAGTACGAGCCGTCGCCGGAGGGTGTTCTCGAGATCTTGCTGCCGAAGTATGCCCAGACGCTGATCTTCAGCGCGCTGTTGGATGGCAAGGCCAGCGAGTTCGGTGCTCGTATGACTGCCATGAATAGTGCAACGAAGAATGCAACGAAGATGATTAGCAGCTACACGCTCGCTTACAACCGCGCACGTCAGGCTTCGATTACTCAGGAAATATCTGAGATCGTTGCAGGTGCGAACGCAAGCAGCTAA
- a CDS encoding NADH-quinone oxidoreductase subunit B family protein — translation MDFNLENITPEERQELERNVFMTTLEQVKAWARSNSLWPLTFGLACCGIEMMGTGASHYDLDRFGVIFRTSPRQSDVMIVAGTVTKKMAPLLRRLYEQMPEPKWVIAMGSCATAGGPYVKSYAVVKGVDQIVPVDVYIPGCPPNPAALIYGINKLQEKIRYEAKTGKQVTNP, via the coding sequence ATGGACTTCAATTTAGAGAATATTACTCCAGAGGAGCGGCAGGAGCTGGAGCGTAATGTCTTCATGACCACGCTTGAGCAGGTAAAGGCTTGGGCGCGAAGCAATTCGCTTTGGCCGCTAACATTCGGTCTTGCATGCTGTGGAATTGAGATGATGGGCACGGGTGCATCCCACTATGACCTGGACCGATTCGGCGTCATCTTCCGTACGTCTCCACGCCAGTCGGATGTGATGATTGTTGCAGGAACGGTGACGAAGAAGATGGCTCCCTTGCTGCGTCGCTTGTACGAACAGATGCCTGAGCCGAAGTGGGTCATTGCGATGGGCTCCTGTGCCACAGCGGGTGGTCCTTACGTGAAGTCTTATGCGGTCGTGAAGGGTGTAGATCAGATTGTTCCGGTTGATGTGTACATTCCAGGCTGTCCGCCTAACCCTGCAGCGCTGATCTACGGGATTAATAAGCTGCAGGAGAAAATTCGCTATGAAGCGAAAACCGGTAAGCAGGTGACGAATCCATGA
- a CDS encoding NADH-quinone oxidoreductase subunit D: MAIRTEELLLNVGPQHPSTHGVFRIIVKLDGELITEVTPVMGYLHRGTEKLAESLTYTQIIPYTDRMDYLSAMTNNYVLVNAVERLMQLEIPEKAEFLRLIVMELQRIASHLVWWGTYLLDIGAMSPFLYAFRDREIIIDLFNELCGARLTYNYMRVGGVKWDAPEGWIQKVREFVPYMRGKLEEYHTLVSGNEIFLARIKGIGAYDAKTAIAYGLSGANLRCTGVEWDLRKAQPYSIYDRFQFEVPVTTTGDCYDRYVLRLEEIKQSLNILEQAVEQYPTEGEIMGKVPRVIRAPEGEIYSAIESPRGEIGCHIVSKGKDKPYRLKFRRPSFVNLQILPELLVGESMTNLITILGGIDIVVGEVDC; the protein is encoded by the coding sequence TTGGCCATTAGAACTGAAGAATTGCTGTTGAACGTAGGTCCTCAGCATCCGAGCACGCACGGTGTTTTCCGGATCATCGTCAAGTTGGATGGGGAGCTGATTACGGAAGTGACTCCGGTCATGGGTTATCTGCACAGGGGAACCGAAAAGCTGGCCGAGAGCTTGACCTACACCCAGATTATCCCGTATACAGACCGTATGGATTACTTATCGGCGATGACGAATAACTACGTGCTCGTGAATGCCGTTGAGAGGCTGATGCAGCTTGAAATACCAGAAAAGGCAGAGTTTCTCCGCTTGATCGTAATGGAGCTTCAGCGAATAGCAAGTCATCTCGTATGGTGGGGGACGTATCTGCTCGATATTGGGGCGATGAGTCCATTCCTCTATGCATTCCGTGACCGCGAAATCATTATCGATCTGTTTAACGAGCTGTGCGGAGCACGTCTGACCTACAATTATATGCGTGTCGGCGGCGTGAAGTGGGATGCACCGGAGGGATGGATTCAAAAGGTACGCGAATTTGTACCATACATGCGCGGCAAGCTGGAGGAATACCATACGCTTGTGTCGGGCAACGAAATCTTCCTAGCGCGGATTAAAGGGATTGGAGCCTATGATGCCAAGACGGCGATTGCCTACGGACTAAGTGGAGCGAACCTGCGCTGCACTGGCGTCGAATGGGATTTGCGCAAGGCTCAACCCTATAGCATCTATGATCGATTCCAGTTCGAGGTGCCTGTAACAACGACCGGTGATTGCTATGATCGTTATGTGCTGCGGCTGGAGGAGATCAAGCAGTCATTGAATATTCTCGAGCAGGCGGTCGAGCAATACCCAACCGAGGGAGAAATTATGGGCAAGGTGCCTCGTGTGATTCGGGCGCCCGAAGGAGAAATTTATTCAGCGATTGAATCGCCGCGCGGCGAGATCGGCTGTCACATTGTATCGAAGGGTAAGGATAAGCCGTATCGTCTGAAATTCCGCCGACCTTCCTTTGTCAACCTGCAAATCTTACCGGAGCTGCTCGTAGGTGAATCGATGACGAACCTGATCACGATTCTGGGCGGTATTGATATCGTCGTCGGGGAGGTCGATTGCTGA
- a CDS encoding F0F1 ATP synthase subunit epsilon, with product MSTILLEIVTPERKVFAEQASMVIAKGVEGELGILPNHIPLVTPLKIGSVTVKQPQKKDVVIAVNGGFMEVRKDKVVILAESAELPEQIDVDRAKASRERAEKRLKEIKQANVDFKRAELALQRAMNRLDVSERK from the coding sequence GTGAGCACAATCCTGCTGGAAATTGTAACCCCGGAGCGCAAGGTGTTTGCTGAGCAAGCAAGCATGGTTATAGCCAAAGGGGTCGAAGGGGAGCTTGGAATTCTGCCGAATCACATTCCGCTGGTCACTCCTTTAAAAATCGGTTCGGTCACGGTAAAGCAGCCACAAAAGAAAGATGTGGTTATTGCGGTGAACGGTGGTTTTATGGAAGTGCGCAAGGATAAGGTGGTTATTCTGGCGGAAAGCGCCGAGCTGCCAGAGCAAATCGACGTCGACCGCGCGAAAGCGTCGAGAGAACGTGCTGAAAAGCGTCTGAAGGAAATCAAGCAAGCGAACGTTGATTTCAAGCGGGCGGAGCTTGCACTGCAGCGTGCGATGAACCGTTTGGATGTTTCCGAACGGAAATAA
- the atpB gene encoding F0F1 ATP synthase subunit A, which yields MHEFATLHLSNGMKIDISAFLSIIVTCVIVFVLARLAVRNLSVTNPSKMQNFMEWIVEFVHNTVASTMPLQRAKHFVGLGTTLILFIFIANLLGLPFGVLTEHEKPLTLFGQTVVSQEMIDAAHDHAKEGDGGHHGMVLAWWKSPTADVSVTFGLAIIVFVLIHVLGLRLNTKHYLKHYFEPYWFFLPLNLIKELSKPLTLGLRLYANIFAGEVLISTILMAGFWGIPMLAAWQGFSIFVGAIQAFLFTVLTMVYISQATVHHDDEAHEH from the coding sequence ATGCATGAGTTTGCAACACTGCATCTTAGCAATGGGATGAAGATTGATATTTCTGCCTTTCTGAGCATCATCGTTACTTGTGTAATTGTGTTCGTGCTTGCTCGATTAGCCGTTCGAAATTTGTCGGTCACGAATCCGTCCAAAATGCAAAACTTTATGGAATGGATCGTCGAGTTCGTACATAACACGGTTGCCAGCACGATGCCGCTTCAGAGAGCAAAGCATTTCGTAGGTCTTGGAACAACGTTGATTCTGTTCATCTTCATCGCGAACCTGCTAGGCTTGCCATTCGGTGTACTTACCGAGCATGAGAAGCCGTTGACCTTGTTTGGCCAGACGGTAGTCTCGCAGGAGATGATTGATGCGGCGCATGATCACGCGAAAGAAGGAGATGGAGGACACCACGGCATGGTTCTCGCTTGGTGGAAATCTCCGACAGCCGATGTATCTGTTACATTCGGTCTTGCGATTATCGTATTCGTGCTCATTCACGTGCTCGGATTGAGGCTTAACACTAAGCATTATCTGAAGCACTACTTCGAGCCGTACTGGTTCTTCCTTCCGCTGAACCTGATCAAGGAATTGTCTAAGCCGCTTACGCTCGGTCTTCGTCTTTACGCGAACATCTTTGCGGGTGAGGTTTTGATCTCGACGATCTTGATGGCTGGCTTCTGGGGTATTCCGATGCTGGCGGCATGGCAAGGCTTCAGTATTTTCGTTGGTGCGATTCAGGCGTTCTTGTTCACGGTGCTTACGATGGTTTATATTTCGCAAGCAACGGTGCATCATGACGATGAGGCTCATGAGCATTAA